The following are encoded together in the Zygosaccharomyces rouxii strain CBS732 chromosome C complete sequence genome:
- a CDS encoding uncharacterized protein (no similarity), whose protein sequence is MKMGDTKNSNNSVSSYKNGGKKNGNVDKTKMGGKNESTKNRSDTNSNSSSNKNLKNKTGRKSVNNGVTSKNSGTKSPKQEVQTETMRSANNNNNNRGNRSKMVDSTTQTSTPLRLHLDGMFHDTAGGYQRPSLNSVESECTEDEEDDELVSELGAPSSPLSSHRSSARASFSNKELGYGYNFKFEWAQSLKTQQILVPTELKPRCFQDLENSHEHKLLRLTDQLNELMTTTQDNQ, encoded by the coding sequence ATGAAAATGGGCGATACAAAGAATTCTAATAACAGTGTCAGTTCTTATAAGAACGGTGGcaagaaaaatggtaatgtTGACAAGACAAAGATGGGCGGCAAAAATGAAAGCACTAAAAATAGGTCTGATACtaacagcaacagcagtaGTAATAAAAATCTTAAGAATAAAACTGGAAGGAAGAGTGTAAACAACGGTGTTActtccaaaaattcagGCACCAAGTCTCCAAAGCAAGAAGTTCAAACTGAAACCATGAGGTCTgccaacaacaacaacaacaacagggGCAATAGATCCAAAATGGTTGATAGTACTACACAGACATCTACTCCTCTTAGACTTCATCTCGATGGCATGTTTCATGATACCGCTGGCGGCTACCAAAGACCTAGCCTCAACTCAGTTGAGAGTGAATGTActgaggatgaagaagatgatgagcTGGTAAGTGAACTCGGTGCTCCCTCTTCACCGTTATCGTCACACAGATCGAGTGCACGCGCATCATTTAGTAACAAGGAACTCGGTTATGgttacaattttaaattcGAATGGGCGCAAAGTTTGAAAACACAACAGATTTTAGTACCCACAGAATTGAAACCTAGATGCTTCCAAGACTTGGAAAACTCCCATGAGCACAAATTGTTAAGATTAacagatcaattgaatgaGCTCATGACCACCACTCAAGACAATCAGTAA
- a CDS encoding RNA-binding protein (some similarities with Saccharomyces cerevisiae YDL224C WHI4 and to uniprot|P34761 Saccharomyces cerevisiae YNL197C WHI3): MPLIQDSQLMDSSSFFVQGPFNGSSDNLSVGTSTNVSPSHQATLHLNHSNSDTSIHQPSGGGIGSGGSGLHHSFNNSNNSTAGGSGGVASNGNEKTSPLHLSSMLHSFSMGSGLNTSSMSQQHQDLHSSSFNQGAGSYLLKMKNLPQDITLRETYAIFALADGVVNVELIKEPKFSNSADDYEFSILAKFGSLPLATHYASILSSKSDIFGPSYPFTSYIEVIDELANQQVSFQRPKFNLSQPNYQLSSSTLPPTPVASVPSANAQQQPQQQQQASPISSSGPGSRPSLMQTRLRFSFSDPFSSDPLGGVGTPTSTDAQSQQQQQQQQQQQQQQQQQQQQQQHNHQQQQQQQQQQQPQSGSTISHSRSHQESTPSQSRDVGKSFLLMDNDDINDTIWGGNGIPSSMNGFSTTPQPSTPILDWGTGGRKPSSFFLPQTTNSAAPTQSTPTVDIPTTSSQGIPISTPTGSSIPPFNLLGKIPSAGSSNLPNVMGGSSDLGIASRKSQTFVPGAKQQGPQPAPPTSSQPQVQDTSLSTPAVSATAGTTTASLDPTQKIPQGRSGGARSTQSSTGAQKSSLSSSSSSSNVAGSGTISQADLSLLARVPPPANPADQNPPCNTLYVGNLPPDATEQELRQLFSGQQGFRRLSFRNKNSNGNGHGPMCFVEFEDVSFATRALAELYGSQLPRASASNKGGIRLSFSKNPLGVRGPNNRRGGSSTAINGQGSSGNSAQSFTNYGYSSGYTKT, encoded by the coding sequence ATGCCACTCATACAAGATAGCCAACTAATGGATAGTTCAAGCTTTTTTGTTCAGGGGCCATTCAATGGAAGTTCGGATAACCTTTCAGTGGGTACATCTACGAACGTTTCCCCCAGCCATCAAGCAACACTTCATTTGAATCACTCAAATAGCGACACAAGCATACATCAACCAAGTGGGGGAGGTATAGGAAGTGGTGGGTCAGGTCTCCATCATTCTTttaataatagtaataattcTACTGCAggtggtagtggtggtgttgCTTCCAACGGCAATGAAAAAACGTCACCTTTGCATTTGTCATCCATGCTTCATAGTTTTTCCATGGGTAGTGGACTCAATACTTCTTCAATGTCTCAACAACATCAAGATTTGCATTCGTCATCTTTCAATCAAGGAGCTGGCTCTTATCTcctgaaaatgaaaaatttaccTCAAGATATTACATTAAGAGAAACTTATGCCATTTTTGCCCTAGCAGATGGAGTTGTAAATGTTGAACTAATCAAAGAACCAAAATTCTCTAATTCCGCAGATGATTACgagttttcaattttagCTAAATTTGGCTCATTACCATTAGCCACCCATTATGCATCAATATTGAGTTCCAAATCAGATATCTTTGGACCAAGTTATCCATTTACTTCTTACATCGAAGTCATAGATGAATTAGCTAATCAACAGGTTTCATTCCAAAGACCGAAATTCAATCTATCTCAACCAAATTACCAGCTTTCCAGCTCTACTTTACCCCCCACTCCCGTGGCTTCTGTACCATCAGCAAATgctcaacaacaacctcagcaacaacaacaagcttctccaatttcatcttctggaCCTGGTAGTAGACCTAGTCTCATGCAAACGCGTCTCAGGTTTTCATTTAGTGATCCCTTTTCTTCAGATCCTCTAGGTGGGGTCGGTACACCTACTAGTACAGATGCACAGAgtcaacaacaacaacaacaacaacaacaacagcagcagcagcaacaacagcagcagcagcaacaacaacataatcatcaacaacagcaacagcaacagcaacaacaacagcctCAGAGTGGATCTACTATAAGTCATTCGCGTTCACATCAAGAATCTACACCATCTCAATCTAGAGATGTGGGTAAATCTTTTTTACTCATGGATAATGATGACATCAATGATACAATTTGGGGTGGCAATGGTATTCCCAGTAGCATGAATGGATTTTCTACCACGCCTCAACCTTCTACGCCCATTTTAGATTGGGGAACTGGCGGTAGAAAGCCAAGTTCTTTTTTCCTACCGCAAACGACAAATTCGGCAGCTCCTACTCAATCAACTCCAACTGTAGACATTCCAACAACTTCGTCGCAAGGTATTCCTATCTCTACTCCAACCGGATCTTCCATCCCacctttcaatttgttggGTAAGATTCCATCAGCGGGTTCCTCAAATTTACCCAATGTCATGGGCGGTTCTAGTGATCTTGGAATAGCGTCAAGGAAAAGCCAAACTTTTGTTCCAGGTGCTAAACAACAAGGACCGCAACCCGCACCTCCAACCTCATCACAGCCCCAAGTACAAGATACATCACTGTCGACTCCGGCAGTATCTGCAACTGCCGGAACTACTACTGCTTCATTAGATCCTACTCAAAAGATTCCCCAGGGCAGATCAGGTGGAGCTAGGAGTACACAGTCGAGCACAGGTGCTCAGAAGAGTAGCTTATCTTCGTCCTCGTCCTCAAGCAATGTGGCTGGTTCTGGTACCATTTCTCAAGCCGATTTGTCTCTTTTGGCAAGAGTTCCACCACCTGCAAATCCAGCTGATCAAAACCCACCTTGCAATACTTTATATGTGGGTAATTTACCACCGGATGCTActgaacaagaattaaGACAGCTATTTTCTGGTCAACAAGGATTTAGAAGGTTATCCTTCAGGAATAAGaatagtaatggtaatggcCATGGTCCTATGTGCTTTGTAGAGTTTGAGGATGTCAGCTTTGCAACTAGAGCTCTTGCTGAATTGTACGGTAGTCAGCTGCCTCGTGCAAGTGCTAGCAACAAAGGTGGTATAAGATTGagtttttccaagaatcCATTAGGTGTAAGAGGTCCCAACAACAGAAGGGGAGGAAGTAGTACTGCAATAAATGGCCAAGGTTCGAGCGGTAATTCTGCACAATCATTTACCAATTATGGCTACTCGAGTGGATACACTAAGACCTAA
- the SHS1 gene encoding septin SHS1 (similar to uniprot|Q07657 Saccharomyces cerevisiae YDL225W SHS1 Component of the septin ring of the mother-bud neck that is required for cytokinesis septins recruit proteins to the neck and can act as a barrier to diffusion at the membrane and they comprise the 10nm filaments seen with EM): MNPALPPNLFRKKKEHRRGITYSMLLCGPSGTGKTTFANNLLESNIFPHKYEDSDTYEVSPKVKVTSPTKVVSFNSRNGIPSYLAPFDPSRAEWEPGITITSTSVEIGTGQPSADAEFEDEEEIILFNLVNTHGIGENMDDSLCFDEVTLYLEQQFDIVLAEETRIKRNPRFEDTRIHIALYFIEPTGHGLREMDIEFMKRISRYTNVLPIISRADSFTKEELNEFRMKINSDLEKHHVPVYKFEVDPEDDDIETIEENQALANLQPFAVICSDSTDNEGRYVRSYPWGSVFISDSKTSDLHILKSVLFGSHLQEFKDTTQNLLYENYRAEKLSTVSEQDISNDKNLARQSAAPSLSNFASLIRTGQVQSSQSLAIGSEAPSTPDTKSSSRNQAFRHSSHDSEERSLPHEEKASESPERTKLRNISETVPYVLRHERILARQQKLEKLEAQSAKELQMRIQELERKAHDLKQREKFIRQQQLEDPNAFMDSSSSISASYSRSNIKKEDTYTDLASIASNRQ, encoded by the coding sequence atGAATCCCGCACTTCCTCCAAACCTCTTTcgtaagaagaaagaacaCAGGCGCGGTATCACATATTCGATGTTACTATGTGGTCCGTCAGGAACCGGTAAGACGACATTTGCCAACAATTTGTTAGAATCAAACATTTTCCCTCATAAATATGAAGACTCCGATACTTATGAAGTTTCACCAAAAGTTAAGGTTACTTCACCAACAAAAGTTGTGTCATTTAACTCTAGAAATGGTATCCCTTCCTATCTAGCACCTTTTGATCCATCTAGAGCAGAATGGGAACCTGGTATTACAATAACGTCTACATCGGTTGAAATTGGTACTGGACAACCAAGTGCAGACGCggaatttgaagatgaagaagaaattattcttttcaatttagtTAATACACATggaattggtgaaaatatGGATGATTCGTTATGTTTTGATGAAGTTACTTTGTATTTGGAACAGcaatttgatattgttTTAGCAGAGGAAActagaattaaaagaaatCCGAGATTTGAAGATACTAGAATCCACATTGCACTTTATTTCATTGAACCAACCGGTCACGGACTTAGAGAGATGGATATAGAATTTATGAAAAGAATCTCTCGTTATACCAACGTTCTACCCATTATCAGTAGAGCTGATTCATTTACCAAGgaggaattgaatgaatttAGAATGAAAATCAACagtgatttggaaaaacaTCATGTTCCGGTCTATAAATTTGAAGTTGATcctgaagatgatgatatcGAAACTATTGAGGAGAACCAAGCGTTGGCCAATCTACAACCATTTGCTGTGATTTGTTCTGATTCCACAGATAATGAAGGTAGATATGTGAGATCATACCCCTGGGGATCAGTGTTCATTAGTGATAGTAAGACTTCAGATTTACACATTTTAAAGAGCGTTCTGTTCGGTTCTCATTTACAGGAATTTAAAGATACCACACAAAATTTGTTGTATGAGAACTATCgtgctgaaaaattgtcaacAGTTTCTGAACAGGATAtttctaatgataaaaacCTTGCAAGACAATCGGCAGCACCAagtttatcaaattttgcTTCTTTGATAAGAACTGGTCAAGTTCAATCTTCACAATCTTTGGCCATTGGCTCTGAAGCACCATCTACACCAGATAcgaaatcttcatcaaggAATCAAGCTTTTCGACATTCAAGTCATGACTCAGAGGAAAGATCCCTACCACACGAGGAAAAGGCTTCGGAATCACCTGAGAGAACtaaattgagaaatatATCAGAAACCGTTCCCTACGTATTGAGACATGAACGTATATTGGCAAGGCAACAGaaattggagaaattgGAAGCACAATCGgcaaaagaattacagaTGCGTATTCAAGAACTGGAAAGAAAAGCTCATGACTTGAAACAAAGGGAAAAGTTCATTCGTCAACaacaattagaagatcCAAATGCTTTTatggattcatcatcatcgataAGCGCTAGTTATTCACGTAGTAATATCAAGAAAGAGGATACATATACGGATTTGGCCTCTATTGCATCTAATAGACAATAG
- the GCR2 gene encoding Gcr2p (weakly similar to uniprot|Q01722 Saccharomyces cerevisiae YNL199C GCR2 Transcriptional activator of genes involved in glycolysis functions and interacts with Gcr1p) has product MNDIDFGALSQQLATTAGIMHHQTKLDVFIIRAYKLLSNGAIIHSNGALQSVSSSPQGSTKTPDGTPNSTGGGLTTSAQYLQIFSKISKLYNATISSGSIDDRSTSPKSPIELYQRFQQIIKELELSYDVSPYSKYIQKLDQGIWQVRDDTELKGDKLWELASMSIGSIYDPRSGQMLSQTRRKTSSMANSLAASTKASPTEVRTAQRNPTVNSMATDASLPQQLQRKLQNLSQDVNSRSLNGYYTQPTSPGHGGFNFGLGDGDTFYNSFTGAGGAGSNGANGVSAGTSWKRRSLGSLGADALDDEAVEELLQLTNTSKRQRTATPVYGSGPESSVSQPANATAAAAAAMSTTQSQNELNGFGPAATAAANGAAGPTTTGTTDPASTDTVTTNSSLVNGEAVVRQLKNTYENLVSEKDQRIVQLEREIELQRQETQWLRKMLIEDMGCVRSLLKDLRN; this is encoded by the coding sequence ATGAACGATATTGATTTTGGAGCCTTAAGCCAGCAGCTTGCAACTACAGCTGGTATAATGCATCATCAGACAAAGCTAGACGTTTTCATTATAAGGGCTTATAAGTTACTATCGAACGGTGCTATTATCCATAGTAACGGAGCTTTACAAAGTGTTTCGAGTTCACCACAGGGATCAACAAAGACACCAGATGGGACTCCCAATAGCACAGGTGGCGGTTTAACTACAAGTGCTCAATATTTgcaaattttttccaaaatctcTAAACTATACAATGCAACAATTTCATCGGGTTCCATTGACGATAGATCTACATCGCCTAAATCACCCATTGAGTTATATCAGCgatttcaacaaatcatcaaggaattggaattgagCTACGATGTTTCACCTTATAGTAAATATATTCAAAAATTAGATCAGGGCATTTGGCAAGTTAGAGACGATACAGAACTAAAAGGTGATAAACTTTGGGAATTGGCTTCCATGAGTATAGGCTCTATTTATGATCCAAGATCGGGTCAAATGCTATCACAAACTCGCAGGAAGACAAGTTCGATGGCAAATTCATTAGCTGCATCTACCAAGGCTTCGCCTACAGAAGTTCGCACGGCTCAACGTAATCCAACTGTTAATAGTATGGCTACAGATGCATCACTGCCGCAACAATTACAACGAAAATTACAAAACTTATCACAAGATGTTAACTCTCGTTCTTTGAACGGCTATTACACACAACCGACCAGTCCAGGACACGGTGGATTCAATTTTGGTCTGGGTGACGGTGACACTTTTTACAATTCCTTCACtggtgcaggtggtgcAGGCAGTAATGGTGCCAACGGAGTTAGTGCAGGTACCtcttggaaaagaagatcCTTAGGTTCATTAGGTGCCGATGCACTCGACGATGAGGCCGTAGAAGAACTTTTACAATTAACCAACACTTCCAAAAGACAGAGAACAGCAACACCAGTCTATGGAAGTGGCCCGGAGTCTAGTGTATCGCAACCGGCAAATGctacagcagcagcagcagcagcgaTGAGTACTACACAATCACAGAACGAACTTAACGGATTTGGTCCTGCTGCCACTGCTGCCGCTAACGGGGCCGCAGGACCAACGACAACAGGCACTACGGATCCAGCTTCAACAGACACAGTTACTACCAACAGTTCTTTAGTCAATGGTGAAGCTGTAGTACGAcagttgaaaaatactTATGAGAATTTGGTCTCAGAAAAGGACCAAAGAATAGTCCAATTGGAACGAGAAatagaattacaaagacAAGAAACTCAATGGCTGCGCAAGATGCTCATTGAAGATATGGGGTGCGTACGAAGCCTCTTAAAAGATTTAAGGAACTAA
- the NNR1 gene encoding NADHX epimerase (highly similar to uniprot|P40165 Saccharomyces cerevisiae YNL200C) — translation MSLLKVVSSKLAAEVDQELMGPGVGFTLPQLMELAGFSVAQAVTREFPPSSVSMDKSVFVIAGPGNNGGDGLVCARHLKLFGYNPVVYYPKRSERNEFYKQLVNQLNFFKVPVLPNEQGSTDWLEYLDPERTLCIVDAIFGFSFKPPIREPFGTILDHLYGLKGKVPILSVDVPSGWDVDKGPVTEHALKPSALISLTVPKPCSTHMSPETSHYVGGRFIPREFANKYGFEPFDYEGTDQVLKL, via the coding sequence ATGTCACTGCTCAAAGTAGTTTCTTCCAAGTTAGCAGCTGAAGTTGATCAAGAGTTGATGGGACCCGGTGTGGGTTTCACCCTTCCACAACTAATGGAATTGGCAGGTTTCAGTGTTGCCCAAGCGGTAACCCGTGAGTTCCCACCAAGTTCAGTGAGTATGGATAAAAGCGTCTTTGTCATTGCTGGTCCTGGTAACAACGGCGGTGATGGGTTAGTCTGTGCGAGACATCTGAAATTGTTTGGTTACAATCCAGTGGTGTACTACCCCAAACGTAGCGAACGCAATGAATTTTACAAGCAGTTGGTCAATCAACTGAACTTCTTTAAGGTTCCAGTACTGCCCAATGAACAAGGCTCCACGGATTGGTTAGAATATTTGGACCCTGAGAGAACTCTTTGCATAGTCGATGccatatttggatttagCTTTAAACCACCCATTAGAGAACCATTCGGTACCATTTTAGACCATCTGTATGGTCTAAAGGGTAAAGTACCCATTTTATCTGTCGATGTACCTTCCGGCTGGGATGTGGATAAGGGCCCCGTTACTGAACATGCATTGAAACCATCAGCTCTGATCTCATTAACCGTTCCTAAACCTTGCAGTACACACATGTCTCCGGAGACTTCTCATTACGTTGGAGGTAGATTCATACCCAGAGAATTCGCTAATAAGTACGGTTTTGAACCATTTGACTACGAGGGAACTGATCAAGTACTAAAATTGTAG
- the PSY2 gene encoding Psy2p (similar to uniprot|P40164 Saccharomyces cerevisiae YNL201C PSY2 Nuclear protein of unknown function deletion results in sensitivity to anticancer drugs oxaliplatin and cisplatin but not mitomycin C deletion is synthetically lethal with a chitin synthase (CHS1) null mutant), producing the protein MYNGGDEIFIGDTTPKRVKAYVLENNEWRDTGTGFCVGRLEKSDVENDDALHAFLVVNNEDAPEEVLLKSRLEGNIEYQRQEETLIVWKDLTGHDIALSFEESVGCDVLCEFVVQVQRKLEPNISLVAVKSTDNGVGSVHEIITGPVTLPSRDWKQDETSLLEALRILNENVAFDFLKNETIEFVLRTNYLDILIKHFYESERQRLPRDLLLLGSIVKTLILYNQRDILEQMVADDRIMGIVGILEYDTEFPTSKANHRECLDSYGPGFKEVIPIDNTDLKAIIKKCFRLQFLKDVVLVRFLDDHNFNLIVDIILDLETCIVDFLQVDPFLDKLMELYDDDKKFKDEFPENELPEKRKGGIKLLHQCVQMSKGLDPIDKSKFYKTLVRKPLFKVLDYAFRVETDDSVRILATDTIITIIEHDILLIHSVQHEKKHHEASGIQKQQGQSSEDGKPTAKDMSLLLILSTILLTDKSPGLKEQVAQALNTLLHPEGCFGTESDFDDSPPRNGRGSTDFISDFNYDLQMTPEEMEGNVGYLNGASGTSPDLLMVEYFSNFYSQVAPILFAPLIRKNGNPPANELQGRDNSSLIHLVKFVSFTCTEHDRRLSRQFVLEHGLLDSVSELIGPSHSLQLRLTAVRCLKNIMCLDDDYYYRYMISKELFKPILGLLEENLYEDNLANSCIQDFFKIIASNCLNVREEVGLSAYSYIVFKTTNFTLLKTHLIEKYGSLLEKTRYIKFVDDLLRYHEEQTISEENFIRIKPRSGSMGAGDPTDEDNKSAKRPHSELDPHGLQDSDPSMGERSVTFKRALDKFNRVDSSSSAIFGEILRE; encoded by the coding sequence ATGTATAACGGTGGTGATGAGATCTTCATTGGGGATACAACTCCAAAACGAGTCAAAGCCTATGTATTAGAGAATAATGAATGGAGGGATACGGGTACTGGCTTTTGTGTTGGAAGATTAGAAAAGAGTGATGTAGAGAATGATGATGCGTTACATGCATTCTTGGTGGTTAACAATGAAGATGCACCCGAGGAGGTTCTACTCAAATCCAGATTAGAAGGTAATATCGAATATCAAAGGCAGGAAGAGACTCTAATTGtttggaaagatttgaCCGGTCATGATATTGCACTGAGTTTCGAAGAAAGTGTTGGATGTGATGTACTTTGTGAATTTGTTGTACAAGTGCAGAGGAAATTGGAACCTAACATTTCATTAGTAGCGGTTAAATCTACTGACAACGGTGTAGGTTCAGTGCACGAAATTATAACGGGACCCGTTACATTACCATCTCGAGATTGGAAACAAGACGAAACCTCGTTATTGGAAGCGCTTAGAATTTTGAATGAGAATGTGGcatttgattttttgaagaatgaGACCATTGAATTTGTATTGAGAACCAATTATCTGGATATTTTAATTAAACATTTCTACGAGTCTGAAAGACAAAGATTACCCAGAGATCTATTATTGTTGGGGAGTATAGTGAAGACGTTAATCCTTTACAATCAAAGAGACATTTTGGAACAAATGGTTGCTGATGATAGAATTATGGGGATTGTAGGAATTTTAGAATACGACACCGAATTCCCCACATCAAAGGCAAATCATAGAGAATGTTTAGATTCTTATGGACCTGGTTTCAAGGAAGTGATCCCCATTGACAATACAGACCTTAAAGCTATTATAAAGAAATGCTTCCgattacaatttttgaaagatgtgGTGTTGGTTAGATTCTTAGACGATCACAATTTTAATCTGATTGTTGATATCATCTTAGATCTTGAGACATGCATTGTGGATTTTTTACAAGTGGATCCCTtcttggataaattgaTGGAATTGTACGACGATGATAAGAAATTTAAAGACGAGTTTCCAGAAAATGAATTACCTGAGAAAAGGAAAGGCGGTATCAAACTTTTACATCAATGTGTTCAAATGTCAAAGGGACTTGATCCAATCGACAAGTCGAAGTTTTACAAAACTCTGGTAAGGAAACCTTTGTTCAAAGTTTTGGATTACGCATTTAGAGTGGAAACTGATGACAGTGTAAGAATACTAGCTACTGATACAATCATAACGATTATAGAACATGATATCCTTTTAATCCATAGTGTACAACACGAAAAGAAACATCACGAGGCGAGTGGAATTCAAAAGCAACAAGGACaatcttcagaagatgGGAAACCTACCGCCAAAGATATGTCGCTGTTGTTAATTCTATCTACCATACTCCTAACAGATAAGAGTCCCGGTTTGAAAGAACAAGTAGCGCAGGCTTTGAACACTCTCTTACATCCAGAAGGATGTTTTGGTACAGAAAGTGACTTCGATGATAGTCCCCCACGTAATGGTAGGGGCAGTACAGATTTTATTTCAGATTTTAACTATGATTTACAAATGACACCAGAGGAAATGGAGGGAAATGTTGGGTACTTGAATGGTGCCAGTGGGACTAGTCCTGATTTATTAATGGTTGAGTATTTTAGCAATTTTTACAGTCAAGTGGCTCCTATTCTTTTCGCACCACTGATAAGGAAAAATGGCAACCCACCAGCTAACGAATTACAAGGTCGTGATAACAGTTCATTGATACATTTGGTCAAATTCGTTTCATTCACCTGCACAGAACATGATAGACGATTGTCACGTCAATTCGTTTTGGAACATGGCTTATTGGATTCCGTGAGTGAATTGATCGGACCTTCACACTCTTTACAATTAAGGCTTACAGCTGTGAGGTGTCTCAAAAACATCATGTGTCTCGATGatgattattattacaGGTATATGATTTCAAAGGAATTATTCAAACCTATTCTTGGTCTTTTAGAGGAAAACCTGTACGAGGATAATTTGGCAAATTCGTGCATacaagattttttcaaaattattgCATCGAATTGTTTAAATGTTAGGGAAGAGGTGGGTCTTTCGGCCTATTCTTACATTGTCTTCAAAACTACAAATTTCACTCTTTTAAAGACCCATCtgattgaaaaatacgGTTCACTTCTAGAAAAGACAAGGTATATTAAATTTGTCGATGATTTGCTTCGATATCATGAAGAGCAAACTATTTCAGAAGAGAACTTTATTAGAATCAAACCTAGATCTGGTTCAATGGGCGCTGGTGACCCAACTGATGAGGATAATAAATCTGCAAAGAGGCCACATTCTGAATTGGATCCTCATGGTTTACAGGATTCGGATCCTTCTATGGGGGAACGAAGTGTAACTTTTAAAAGGGCATTAGATAAATTCAACAGGGTAGactcatcatcatctgcCATTTTTGGCGAGATATTGAgagaataa
- the SPS19 gene encoding 2,4-dienoyl-CoA reductase (NADPH) (highly similar to uniprot|P32573 Saccharomyces cerevisiae YNL202W SPS19 late sporulation specific gene which may function during spore wall formation peroxisomal 2 4-dienoyl-CoA reductase) codes for MVNTLDSSFVENGPWKPDIFKDKVVFVTGGSGTICRVQTEAMVLLGAHAAIVGRNEAKTIAAAKEMSQLSCSASILPLTKVDVRNFDQLQRAVEKTVEQFGKIDYVIAGAAGNFIADFSHLSPNAFKSVIDIDLLGSFNTVKACFPELVKTKGSVVFVSATLHYSGVPFQSHVGAAKAGVDALSNALAVELGPLGIRCNCIAPGPIEGTEGIKRLLPAGLESRAIEQIPLQRLGTTRDIADSTVYLFSPASSFVNGTVTAVDGGAWHIGSTFSRDMYPKQLLKSIKSKL; via the coding sequence ATGGTCAACACACTCGATTCATCATTTGTAGAGAATGGTCCCTGGAAGCCTGATATCTTTAAGGATAAAGTAGTATTTGTTACAGGTGGAAGTGGTACCATCTGCAGAGTTCAGACTGAGGCTATGGTCCTATTGGGTGCACATGCAGCTATTGTGGGTCGTAATGAAGCTAAGACAATTGCTGCGGCTAAGGAAATGTCTCAATTGTCTTGCTCCGCTAGCATTTTACCACTAACCAAAGTTGACGTCagaaattttgatcaattacAAAGGGCCGTCGAAAAAACTGTTGAACAGTTTGGTAAGATTGATTATGTTATCGCCGGTGCTGCCGGTAACTTCATTGCAGATTTTTCCCATCTCTCACCGAATGCATTTAAATCTGTAATCGATATTGATTTATTGGGTAGTTTTAATACTGTTAAGGCATGCTTCCCAGAATTGGTCAAGACTAAAGGTTCAGTCGTATTTGTTTCTGCTACTTTACACTACAGTGGAGTTCCATTCCAGTCTCATGTGGGTGCTGCAAAGGCGGGTGTCGACGCTTTATCCAATGCATTGGCGGTAGAATTAGGACCTTTAGGGATTCGTTGTAATTGTATTGCACCTGGACCTATTGAAGGCACAGAAGGTATAAAGAGATTACTGCCAGCGGGGTTAGAATCAAGAGCCATTGAACAGATTCCTTTACAACGTTTAGGGACTACAAGAGATATTGCCGATTCTACCGTGTATTTATTTTCACCAGCATCATCATTTGTTAATGGTACGGTCACCGCAGTAGATGGGGGTGCTTGGCACATTGGCAGTACATTTAGTCGTGACATGTACCCGAAAcagcttttgaaaagtattAAATCGAAGCTTTAA